Proteins encoded in a region of the Coffea eugenioides isolate CCC68of chromosome 4, Ceug_1.0, whole genome shotgun sequence genome:
- the LOC113769139 gene encoding uncharacterized protein LOC113769139, which yields MDDHLKLRIFYDHEKDQRSYNYLQEGNKKPSEEGLPWNLRSRPTTCKTGCGRLTPVMQQSQKGIDGKASGSSTWLQRPKFLATLSNEEIETDFLLLTGAKPSRRPKKRSRSLQKQFHRFFPGSWPTELISEKYKVHEHPEPKVKIIQFSVFVYLY from the exons ATGGATGATCATCTGAAACTGAGGATTTTTTATGATCATGAGAAAGATCAAAGATCCTACAACTATCTTCAGGAGGGTAACAAGAAACCCTCTGAGGAGGGGTTACCTTGGAACTTGCGAAGTCGTCCAACTACTTGTAAGACTGGGTGTGGTCGTTTGACCCCCGTTATGCAGCAATCACAAAAAGGGATTGATGGGAAGGCTAGCGGGAGTTCAACATGGCTGCAAAGGCCAAAGTTCTTAGCCACTCTGTCAAATGAAGAGATTGAGACAGATTTCTTGCTCTTGACTGGTGCAAAGCCATCTCGTAGGCCTAAGAAAAGGTCTAGGTCCCTTCAGAAACAATTTCAT AGATTCTTTCCTGGTTCTTGGCCGACTGAGCTTATATCAGAGAAATATAAAGTTCATGAGCATCCTGAACCAAAGGTCAAAATTATTCAATTTTCTGTGTTTGTATATTTGTATTAA